A genomic segment from Mastomys coucha isolate ucsf_1 unplaced genomic scaffold, UCSF_Mcou_1 pScaffold7, whole genome shotgun sequence encodes:
- the Zhx1 gene encoding zinc fingers and homeoboxes protein 1: MASRRKSTTPCMVLASEQDPDLELISDLDEGPPILTPVENAKAESVSSDEEVHESVDSDNQQNKKVEGGYECKYCTFQTPDLNMFTFHVDSEHPNVVLNSSYVCVECNFLTKRYDALSEHNLKYHPGEENFKLTMVKRNNQTIFEQTINDLTFDGSFVKVESTEQGESIDISSSGISISKTPIMKMMKNKVENKRITVHHNSAEGTSEEKENGVKASREENAESASPSALESNTSTSTINRVHPSPASTVVTPTAVLPGLAQVITAVSAQQNSNLVPKVLIPVNSIPTYNAALDNNPLLLNTYNKFPYPTMSEITVLSAQAKYTEEQIKIWFSAQRLKHGVSWTPEEVEEARRKQFNGTVHTVPQTITVIPTHISTGSNGLPSILQTCQIVGQPGLVLTQVAGTNTLPVTAPIALTVAGVPNQTNVQKSQVPAAQPATETKPATAAVPSSPSVRPEAALVNPDSFGIRAKKTKEQLAELKVSYLKNQFPHDSEIIRLMKITGLTKGEIKKWFSDTRYNQRNSKSNQCLHLNNDSSATIIIDSSDETPEPPAAAASQQKQSWNPFPDFAPQKFKEKTAEQLRVLQASFLNSSVLTDEELNRLRAQTKLTRREIDAWFTEKNKTKALKDEKIEVDESNVGSSKEEPGENSPGDETVAPKSGGTGKICKKTPEQLHMLKSAFVRTQWPSAEEYDKLAEESGLARTDIVSWFGDTRYAWKNGNLKWYYYYQSSNSSSLNGLSSLRKRGRGRPKGRGRGRPRGRPRGGKRMNTWERVPSLIKFKTGTAILKDYYLKHKFLNEQDLDELVNRSHMGYEQVREWFAERQRRSELGIELFEENEEEDEVVEDQEEDEEETDDSDTWEPPRHVKRKLSKSDD; this comes from the coding sequence ATGGCAAGCAGGCGAAAATCAACGACACCTTGCATGGTCCTTGCCAGTGAGCAGGATCCAGATCTTGAGCTGATATCAGATTTGGATGAAGGCCCTCCCATCCTTACACCTGTAGAGAATGCTAAAGCAGAGAGTGTCTCCAGCGATGAAGAAGTTCATGAATCTGTGGATTCTGACAATCAGCAAAATAAGAAAGTGGAAGGGGGCTATGAATGTAAATATTGTACTTTTCAAACTCCAGATCTAAATATGTTTACTTTCCATGTAGATTCAGAACATCCCAATGTTGTGCTGAATTCATCTTATGTTTGTGTTGAATGCAATTTTCTTACCAAAAGGTATGATGCACTTTCTGAGCATAATCTGAAATACCACCCAGGAGAAGAAAATTTCAAGCTGACTATGGTGAAGCGGAATAATCAGACAATCTTTGAACAGACAATAAATGATCTGACTTTTGATGGTAGTTTTGTTAAAGTGGAGAGTACAGAACAAGGAGAATCTATAGATATTTCTTCTTCGGGAATCTCCATTAGTAAAACTCCCATCatgaaaatgatgaaaaataaggtagaaaacaaACGGATTACAGTCCACCATAACTCAGCTGAGGGCacttctgaagagaaagagaatggagtAAAAGCAAGCCGGGAAGAAAATGCAGAGAGTGCGAGTCCTTCAGCTTTAGAATCCAATACAAGTACTTCCACCATCAACAGAGTGCATCCCAGTCCTGCCAGCACAGTGGTGACCCCTACAGCTGTTCTTCCTGGGTTAGCACAGGTGATAACTGCTGTGTCTGCTCAACAGAACTCAAACTTGGTCCCTAAAGTCTTAATCCCTGTTAATAGCATTCCTACCTACAATGCTGCATTGGATAACAATCCTCTTCTACTTAATACCTACAACAAATTCCCTTATCCTACAATGTCAGAAATTACAGTTCTTTCTGCTCAAGCAAAATATACAGAGGAACAGATCAAGATCTGGTTTTCAGCCCAACGTTTAAAGCATGGTGTTAGTTGGACTCCTGAAGAAGTAGAAGAGGCGAGAAGAAAACAATTCAATGGAACAGTACATACTGTACCTCAGACCATAACTGTTATTCCTACACACATTTCCACAGGGAGTAATGGGTTACCATCTATTTTACAGACATGCCAAATAGTTGGTCAGCCAGGCCTGGTCCTTACTCAAGTAGCTGGAACAAACACCTTGCCAGTAACAGCACCCATTGCCCTGACAGTGGCAGGGGTTCCAAATCAAACAAATGTACAAAAGAGTCAAGTGCCTGCTGCTCAGCCTGCTacagaaacaaaaccagccaCAGCAGCAGTTCCATCATCGCCAAGTGTCAGGCCCGAAGCTGCACTAGTGAACCCAGATTCATTTGGTATTCGGGCCAAAAAGACTAAAGAACAGCTGGCAGAACTGAAAGTTAGCTACCTTAAAAACCAGTTTCCCCACGACTCGGAAATCATCAGGCTTATGAAAATAACAGGCCTTACCAAAGGCGAGATTAAAAAATGGTTTAGTGATACAAGGTACAACCAGAGAAATTCAAAGAGTAACCAGTGCTTACATCTCAATAATGACTCCTCTGCCACTATCATCATAGACTCCAGCGATGAAACCCCAGAACCCCCAGCTGCAGCTGCCTCACAGCAGAAACAGTCCTGGAATCCCTTTCCTGACTTTGCTCCCCAGAAGTTTAAAGAGAAAACTGCAGAGCAACTTCGTGTCCTTCAGGCAAGTTTTCTCAACAGTTCTGTACTAACGGATGAAGAATTAAATAGGTTAAGAGCGCAAACCAAACTTACTAGAAGAGAAATTGATGCTTGgtttacagagaaaaataaaacaaaagctttaaAGGATGAGAAAATAGAAGTAGATGAAAGTAATGTAGGTAGTTCCAAAGAAGAGCCTGGAGAAAATTCTCCTGGAGATGAAACAGTTGCACCTAAGTCAGGAGGGACAGGCAAGATATGTAAGAAAACACCAGAGCAGCTGCACATGCTTAAAAGTGCATTTGTCCGAACACAGTGGCCATCAGCAGAAGAGTATGACAAGCTGGCTGAAGAAAGTGGCCTTGCCAGAACAGACATAGTTAGTTGGTTTGGGGATACCCGTTATGCTTGGAAGAATGGAAACTTGAAATGGTACTATTACTATCAAAGCTCCAATTCAAGTAGTTTGAATGGTCTGTCTTCCCttaggaaaagagggagaggcagaccCAAAGGACGGGGCCGAGGCAGACCACGTGGGCGGcccagaggaggaaaaagaatgaaCACCTGGGAGAGGGTACCATCGCTTATAAAGTTTAAAACTGGAACAGCAATACTTAAGGATTACTACCTAAAGCACAAATTTCTTAATGAGCAAGACCTTGATGAACTTGTCAACAGATCACACATGGGTTATGAGCAGGTCAGAGAGTGGTttgcagaaagacagagaagatcTGAGTTAGGTATAGAATTATTTgaggaaaatgaggaagaagatgaagttGTTGAAGatcaggaagaagatgaagaagaaacagATGATAGTGACACTTGGGAACCCCCACGACATGTGAAGCGGAAGCTTTCTAAATCAGATGACTGA